The Cucumis melo cultivar AY chromosome 6, USDA_Cmelo_AY_1.0, whole genome shotgun sequence genome includes a region encoding these proteins:
- the LOC103483538 gene encoding uncharacterized protein LOC103483538, translating into MGGGRASTAPSRKVMVVVDPTRESAAALQYAISHAVMDNDQVILLHVDNPNSWRNAISTFLKRPNGGGSTNSNNNNNVHAAATATAASDGGQGGGATADVDFLEEMKKACKVAHPKVKVGTLRVELEGKDKASMIMAQTKSLGVDLLVIGQRRSLSTAILGYRRTGGAMKGAKMLDTAEYLIENSKCTCVAVQKKGQNAGYLLNTKTHRNFWLLA; encoded by the exons ATGGGAGGAGGGCGGGCGTCGACGGCACCTTCTAGAAAGGTTATGGTGGTAGTAGATCCTACCCGAGAGTCCGCCGCTGCACTCCAATATGCTATTTCACATGCTGTTATGGATAATGATCAGGTAATTCTCCTTCATGTTGATAACCCTAATTCTTGGAGGAACGCTATTTCTACGTTCCTTAAGAGACCTAATGGTGGTGGATCtactaatagtaataataataataatgttcaTGCTGCTGCTACTGCCACTGCCGCTTCCGACGGTGGACAAGGAGGAGGAGCTACGGCGGATGTGGATTTTCTTGAGGAGATGAAGAAGGCCTGTAAGGTTGCTCATCCGAAAGTGAAAGTGGGGACGCTGAGAGTTGAATTGGAAGGCAAAGACAAAGCCTCTATGATTATGGCTCAAACCAAATCTCTCGGTGTCGATCTGCTAGTCATAGGGCAGAGGCGAAGTCTCTCCACAGCTATCTTAGG ATATAGAAGGACAGGAGGGGCAATGAAAGGGGCAAAAATGTTGGACACAGCAGAGTATTTGATTGAGAACAGCAAATGCACTTGTGTTGCTGTACAAAAGAAGGGTCAAAATGCAGGCTATCTTTTAAACACCAAAACCCACAGAAACTTCTGGCTTTTGGCTTGA
- the LOC103483539 gene encoding DNA mismatch repair protein MSH1, mitochondrial isoform X3, with protein MYWAATRTVVSASRWRFLALLIRFPPRNFTSFTHSPAFIERQRLEKLHCWKSRKCSRGSIKAAKKFKDNNNVQDDKFLSHILWWKETVESCKKPSSVQMVKRLDFSNLLGLDTNLKNGSLKEGTLNCEILQFKAKFPREVLLCRVGDFYEAIGIDACILVEYAGLNPFGGQRMDSIPKAGCPVVNLRQTLDDLTRNGFSVCIVEEVQGPIQARSRKGRFISGHAHPGSPYVFGLVGVDHDLDFPEPMPVIGISRSARGYCLSLVIETMKTYSSEDGLTEEALVTKLRTCQYHHLFLHTSLRNNSSGTCRWGEFGEGGRLWGECNPRHFEWFDGNPLDNLISKVKELYGIDDEVTFRNVTILSENRPHPLTLGTATQIGAIPTEGIPCLLKVLLPSNCAGLPALYMRDLLLNPPAYETASTIQATCRLMSNVTCAIPDFTCFPPAKLVKLLEMREANHIEFCRMKNVLDEILQMHNNCKLNNILKLLMDPASVATGLKIDYDTFVNECEWASSRVDEMIFLGSESESDQKISSYPIIPNGFFEDMEFSWKGRVKRIHIEESCTEVERAAEALSLAVTEDFVPIISRIRATNAPLGGPKGEILYAREHQSVWFKGKRFAPAVWAGSPGEAEIKQLKPALDSKGKKVGEEWFTTKKVEDSLTRYQEANTKAKAKVVDLLRQLSSELLAKINVLIFASMLLIIAKALFAHVSEGRRRKWVFPTLAAPSDRSKAKVAMKLVGLSPYWFDVVEGNAVQNTIEMESLFLLTGPNGGGKSSLLRSICAAALLGICGFMVPAESALIPHFDSIMLHMKSFDSPADGKSSFQVEMSEMRSIVNRVTERSLVLIDEICRGTETAKGTCIAGSIIEALDKVGCLGIVSTHLHGIFNLPLDTKNIVYKAMGTVSAEGRTVPTWKLISGICRESLAFETAKNEGISEAIIQRAEDLYLSNYAKEGISGKETTDLNFFVSYHPSLNGNGTGKFNLKSNGVMIKADQPKTETTSKTGVLWKKLEGAITAICQKKLIEFHKDKNTLKPAEIQCVLIDTRENPPPSTIGASSVYVILRPDGKFYVGQTDDLEGRVHSHRLKEGMRDAAFLYLMVPGKSLACQLETLLINRLPDHGFQLTNVADGKHRNFGTANLLSDNVTVCS; from the exons ATGTACTGGGCAGCAACACGAACCGTCGTTTCTGCTTCCCGGTGGCGTTTTCTGGCTCTTTTGATTCGCTTCCCTCCGCGTAACTTCACCTCATTTACTCACTCGCCGGCATTTAT AGAAAGGCAACGGCTTGAAAAGTTGCATTGTTGGAAAAGCAGAAAATGTTCAAGAGGAAGCATCAAAGCTGCTAAGAAGTTTAAGGATAATAATAATGTCCAAGACGATAAGTTTCTTTCTCACATTCTATGGTGGAAAGAG ACGGTGGAATCATGCAAGAAGCCCTCATCTGTCCAGATGGTTAAGAGGCTTGACTTTTCCAATTTGCTAGGTTTAGATACAAACCTGAAAAATGGGAG TCTTAAAGAAGGAACTCTTAACTGTGAGATTCTACAGTTCAAGGCAAAGTTTCCTCGAGAAGTTTTGCTCTGTAGA GTTGGAGATTTTTATGAAGCAATTGGAATAGATGCTTGCATACTTGTAGAGTATGCTGGATTAAATCCTTTTGGAGGTCAGCGTATGGATAGTATTCCAAAAGCTGGTTGCCCTGTTGTG AATCTTCGTCAAACTTTGGATGATCTGACACGTAATGGGTTCTCAGTG TGCATAGTGGAAGAAGTTCAGGGCCCAATTCAAGCTCGTTCTCGCAAAGGACGTTTTATATCTGG GCATGCACACCCAGGCAGTCCTTATGTCTTTGGGCTTGTCGGGGTTGATCACGATCTTGACTTTCCAGAACCGATGCCTGTGATTG GAATATCTCGATCTGCAAGGGGCTATTGCTTGAGCCTTGTCATAGAGACCATGAAGACATATTCGTCAGAGGATGGTTTGACAGAAGAGGCCTTAGTTACTAAACTGCGCACTTGTCAATACCATCATTTATTTCTTCACACATCATTAAGGAACAACTCCTCAG GCACTTGCCGCTGGGGTGAATTTGGTGAGGGTGGCCGGTTATGGGGGGAATGTAATCCCAGACATTTTGAGTGGTTCGATGGAAATCCTCTTGATAATCTTATTTCTAAG GTTAAAGAGCTTTATGGTATTGATGATGAAGTTACATTTAGAAATGTTACAATATTGTCAGAAAATAGGCCACATCCGTTAACTCTAGGAACTGCAACACAGATTG GTGCCATACCAACAGAGGGAATACCTTGTTTGCTGAAGGTTTTGCTTCCATCCAATTGTGCTGGCCTTCCTGCATT GTATATGAGGGATCTTCTTCTCAATCCTCCTGCTTATGAGACTGCATCCACTATTCAAG CTACATGCAGGCTTATGAGCAATGTCACATGTGCAATTCCAGACTTCACTTGCTTTCCCCCAGCCAAG CTTGTGAAGTTATTGGAAATGAGGGAGGCCAATCATATTGAATTTTGTAGAATGAAGAATGTACTTGACGAAATATTACAGATGCACAACAATTGCAAGCTAAACAATATCCTGAAATTGCTGATGGATCCTGCATCTGTGGCAACTGGGTTGAAAATTGACTATGATACATTT GTCAACGAATGTGAATGGGCTTCCAGTAGAGTTGATGAAATGATTTTTCTTGGTAGTGAAAGTGAAAGTGATCAGAAAATCAGTTCTTATCCTATCATTCCTAATGGTTTTTTCGAGGATATGGAATTTTCTTGGAAAGGTCGTGTGAAGAGGATTCACATTGAAGAATCTTGTACAGAAGTTGAACGGGCAGCTGAAGCACTCTCCCTTGCA GTTACTGAAGATTTCGTCCCAATCATTTCTAGAATCAGGGCTACTAATGCACCACTAGGAGGTCCAAAGGGAGAAATATTATATGCTCGGGAGCATCAATCTGTCTGGTTCAAAGGAAAACGGTTTGCACCAGCTGTATGGGCTGGAAGCCCTGGAGAAGCAGAAATTAAACAACTGAAACCTGCTCTTGATTCAAAGGGAAAAAAGGTTGGGGAGGAGTGGTTTACCACGAAGAAGGTGGAGGATTCTTTAACAAG GTACCAAGAGGCCAATACCAAAGCAAAAGCAAAAGTAGTAGATCTGCTGAGGCAACTTTCTTCTGAATTGTTAGCTAAAATTAACGTCCTAATATTTGCTTCCATGTTACTCATAATCGCCAAGGCGTTATTTGCTCATGtgag tGAAGGGAGGAGGAGGAAATGGGTTTTTCCCACCCTTGCTGCACCCAGTGATAGGTCCAAG GCGAAAGTTGCGATGAAGCTGGTTGGTCTATCTCCCTATTGGTTTGATGTTGTAGAAGGCAATGCTGTGCAGAATACTATTGAGATGGAATCGTTATTTCTTTTGACTGGTCCAAATGGGGGTGGAAAATCTAGTTTGCTTCGATCGATTTGTGCTGCTGCTTTGCTTGGGATATGTGGATTTATGGTACCAGCAGAGTCCGCCCTGATTCCCCACTTTGACTCAATCATGCTTCATATGAAATCTTTTGATAGTCCTGCTGATGGAAAAAGTTCGTTTCAG GTGGAAATGTCAGAGATGAGATCCATTGTCAATAGAGTAACGGAGAGAAGTCTTGTACTTATCGATGAAATCTGTCGTGGAACAGAAACAGCAAAAGGAACTTGTATTGCCGGGAGCATTATTGAAGCTCTTGATAAAGTAGGTTGTCTCGGCATTGTCTCCACTCACTTGCATGGAATATTCAATTTGCCTTTAGATACCAAAAACATTGTGTACAAAGCAATGGGAACTGTTTCTGCTGAAGGACGCACGGTTCCCACTTGGAAGTTGATTAGCGGAATATGTCGAGAGAGCCTTGCCTTTGAAACAGCAAAGAATGAAGGAATCTCTGAAGCTATAATTCAAAGGGCTGAAGATTTGTATCTCTCAAATTATGCTAAAGAAGGGATTTCAGGAAAAGAGACAACAGATTTGAACTTTTTTGTTTCTTATCATCCAAGCCTCAACGGTAATGGCACTGGAAAATTCAATCTCAAGTCAAACGGTGTGATGATAAAGGCTGATCAGCCAAAAACAGAGACAACTAGCAAAACAGGTGTCTTGTGGAAGAAACTTGAGGGGGCTATCACTGCAATATGCCAAAAGAAGCTGATAGAGTTTCACAAAGATAAAAACACATTGAAACCTGCTGAAATTCAATGTGTTCTAATTGATACAAGAGAGAATCCACCTCCATCAACAATAGGTGCTTCGAGTGTATATGTGATTCTTAGACCGGATGGCAAATTCTATGTTGGACAG ACTGACGATCTGGAGGGTAGGGTCCACTCACATCGTTTAAAGGAAGGAATGCGGGATGCTGCATTCCTTTATCTTATGGTGCCCGGGAAGAGCTTAGCTTGCCAACTTGAAACTCTTCTAATCAATCGACTTCCTGATCATGGGTTCCAGCTAACTAACGTTGCTGATGGAAAGCATCGGAACTTTGGCACAGCCAATCTCTTATCCGATAATGTGACTGTTTGTTCATAA
- the LOC103483539 gene encoding DNA mismatch repair protein MSH1, mitochondrial isoform X2, whose product MYWAATRTVVSASRWRFLALLIRFPPRNFTSFTHSPAFIERQRLEKLHCWKSRKCSRGSIKAAKKFKDNNNVQDDKFLSHILWWKETVESCKKPSSVQMVKRLDFSNLLGLDTNLKNGSLKEGTLNCEILQFKAKFPREVLLCRVGDFYEAIGIDACILVEYAGLNPFGGQRMDSIPKAGCPVVNLRQTLDDLTRNGFSVCIVEEVQGPIQARSRKGRFISGHAHPGSPYVFGLVGVDHDLDFPEPMPVIGISRSARGYCLSLVIETMKTYSSEDGLTEEALVTKLRTCQYHHLFLHTSLRNNSSGTCRWGEFGEGGRLWGECNPRHFEWFDGNPLDNLISKVKELYGIDDEVTFRNVTILSENRPHPLTLGTATQIGAIPTEGIPCLLKVLLPSNCAGLPALYMRDLLLNPPAYETASTIQATCRLMSNVTCAIPDFTCFPPAKLVKLLEMREANHIEFCRMKNVLDEILQMHNNCKLNNILKLLMDPASVATGLKIDYDTFVNECEWASSRVDEMIFLGSESESDQKISSYPIIPNGFFEDMEFSWKGRVKRIHIEESCTEVERAAEALSLAVTEDFVPIISRIRATNAPLGGPKGEILYAREHQSVWFKGKRFAPAVWAGSPGEAEIKQLKPALDSKGKKVGEEWFTTKKVEDSLTRYQEANTKAKAKVVDLLRQLSSELLAKINVLIFASMLLIIAKALFAHVSEGRRRKWVFPTLAAPSDRSKGKKSLQAKVAMKLVGLSPYWFDVVEGNAVQNTIEMESLFLLTGPNGGGKSSLLRSICAAALLGICGFMVPAESALIPHFDSIMLHMKSFDSPADGKSSFQVEMSEMRSIVNRVTERSLVLIDEICRGTETAKGTCIAGSIIEALDKVGCLGIVSTHLHGIFNLPLDTKNIVYKAMGTVSAEGRTVPTWKLISGICRESLAFETAKNEGISEAIIQRAEDLYLSNYAKEGISGKETTDLNFFVSYHPSLNGNGTGKFNLKSNGVMIKADQPKTETTSKTGVLWKKLEGAITAICQKKLIEFHKDKNTLKPAEIQCVLIDTRENPPPSTIGASSVYVILRPDGKFYVGQTDDLEGRVHSHRLKEGMRDAAFLYLMVPGKSLACQLETLLINRLPDHGFQLTNVADGKHRNFGTANLLSDNVTVCS is encoded by the exons ATGTACTGGGCAGCAACACGAACCGTCGTTTCTGCTTCCCGGTGGCGTTTTCTGGCTCTTTTGATTCGCTTCCCTCCGCGTAACTTCACCTCATTTACTCACTCGCCGGCATTTAT AGAAAGGCAACGGCTTGAAAAGTTGCATTGTTGGAAAAGCAGAAAATGTTCAAGAGGAAGCATCAAAGCTGCTAAGAAGTTTAAGGATAATAATAATGTCCAAGACGATAAGTTTCTTTCTCACATTCTATGGTGGAAAGAG ACGGTGGAATCATGCAAGAAGCCCTCATCTGTCCAGATGGTTAAGAGGCTTGACTTTTCCAATTTGCTAGGTTTAGATACAAACCTGAAAAATGGGAG TCTTAAAGAAGGAACTCTTAACTGTGAGATTCTACAGTTCAAGGCAAAGTTTCCTCGAGAAGTTTTGCTCTGTAGA GTTGGAGATTTTTATGAAGCAATTGGAATAGATGCTTGCATACTTGTAGAGTATGCTGGATTAAATCCTTTTGGAGGTCAGCGTATGGATAGTATTCCAAAAGCTGGTTGCCCTGTTGTG AATCTTCGTCAAACTTTGGATGATCTGACACGTAATGGGTTCTCAGTG TGCATAGTGGAAGAAGTTCAGGGCCCAATTCAAGCTCGTTCTCGCAAAGGACGTTTTATATCTGG GCATGCACACCCAGGCAGTCCTTATGTCTTTGGGCTTGTCGGGGTTGATCACGATCTTGACTTTCCAGAACCGATGCCTGTGATTG GAATATCTCGATCTGCAAGGGGCTATTGCTTGAGCCTTGTCATAGAGACCATGAAGACATATTCGTCAGAGGATGGTTTGACAGAAGAGGCCTTAGTTACTAAACTGCGCACTTGTCAATACCATCATTTATTTCTTCACACATCATTAAGGAACAACTCCTCAG GCACTTGCCGCTGGGGTGAATTTGGTGAGGGTGGCCGGTTATGGGGGGAATGTAATCCCAGACATTTTGAGTGGTTCGATGGAAATCCTCTTGATAATCTTATTTCTAAG GTTAAAGAGCTTTATGGTATTGATGATGAAGTTACATTTAGAAATGTTACAATATTGTCAGAAAATAGGCCACATCCGTTAACTCTAGGAACTGCAACACAGATTG GTGCCATACCAACAGAGGGAATACCTTGTTTGCTGAAGGTTTTGCTTCCATCCAATTGTGCTGGCCTTCCTGCATT GTATATGAGGGATCTTCTTCTCAATCCTCCTGCTTATGAGACTGCATCCACTATTCAAG CTACATGCAGGCTTATGAGCAATGTCACATGTGCAATTCCAGACTTCACTTGCTTTCCCCCAGCCAAG CTTGTGAAGTTATTGGAAATGAGGGAGGCCAATCATATTGAATTTTGTAGAATGAAGAATGTACTTGACGAAATATTACAGATGCACAACAATTGCAAGCTAAACAATATCCTGAAATTGCTGATGGATCCTGCATCTGTGGCAACTGGGTTGAAAATTGACTATGATACATTT GTCAACGAATGTGAATGGGCTTCCAGTAGAGTTGATGAAATGATTTTTCTTGGTAGTGAAAGTGAAAGTGATCAGAAAATCAGTTCTTATCCTATCATTCCTAATGGTTTTTTCGAGGATATGGAATTTTCTTGGAAAGGTCGTGTGAAGAGGATTCACATTGAAGAATCTTGTACAGAAGTTGAACGGGCAGCTGAAGCACTCTCCCTTGCA GTTACTGAAGATTTCGTCCCAATCATTTCTAGAATCAGGGCTACTAATGCACCACTAGGAGGTCCAAAGGGAGAAATATTATATGCTCGGGAGCATCAATCTGTCTGGTTCAAAGGAAAACGGTTTGCACCAGCTGTATGGGCTGGAAGCCCTGGAGAAGCAGAAATTAAACAACTGAAACCTGCTCTTGATTCAAAGGGAAAAAAGGTTGGGGAGGAGTGGTTTACCACGAAGAAGGTGGAGGATTCTTTAACAAG GTACCAAGAGGCCAATACCAAAGCAAAAGCAAAAGTAGTAGATCTGCTGAGGCAACTTTCTTCTGAATTGTTAGCTAAAATTAACGTCCTAATATTTGCTTCCATGTTACTCATAATCGCCAAGGCGTTATTTGCTCATGtgag tGAAGGGAGGAGGAGGAAATGGGTTTTTCCCACCCTTGCTGCACCCAGTGATAGGTCCAAG GGCAAAAAATCATTGCAGGCGAAAGTTGCGATGAAGCTGGTTGGTCTATCTCCCTATTGGTTTGATGTTGTAGAAGGCAATGCTGTGCAGAATACTATTGAGATGGAATCGTTATTTCTTTTGACTGGTCCAAATGGGGGTGGAAAATCTAGTTTGCTTCGATCGATTTGTGCTGCTGCTTTGCTTGGGATATGTGGATTTATGGTACCAGCAGAGTCCGCCCTGATTCCCCACTTTGACTCAATCATGCTTCATATGAAATCTTTTGATAGTCCTGCTGATGGAAAAAGTTCGTTTCAG GTGGAAATGTCAGAGATGAGATCCATTGTCAATAGAGTAACGGAGAGAAGTCTTGTACTTATCGATGAAATCTGTCGTGGAACAGAAACAGCAAAAGGAACTTGTATTGCCGGGAGCATTATTGAAGCTCTTGATAAAGTAGGTTGTCTCGGCATTGTCTCCACTCACTTGCATGGAATATTCAATTTGCCTTTAGATACCAAAAACATTGTGTACAAAGCAATGGGAACTGTTTCTGCTGAAGGACGCACGGTTCCCACTTGGAAGTTGATTAGCGGAATATGTCGAGAGAGCCTTGCCTTTGAAACAGCAAAGAATGAAGGAATCTCTGAAGCTATAATTCAAAGGGCTGAAGATTTGTATCTCTCAAATTATGCTAAAGAAGGGATTTCAGGAAAAGAGACAACAGATTTGAACTTTTTTGTTTCTTATCATCCAAGCCTCAACGGTAATGGCACTGGAAAATTCAATCTCAAGTCAAACGGTGTGATGATAAAGGCTGATCAGCCAAAAACAGAGACAACTAGCAAAACAGGTGTCTTGTGGAAGAAACTTGAGGGGGCTATCACTGCAATATGCCAAAAGAAGCTGATAGAGTTTCACAAAGATAAAAACACATTGAAACCTGCTGAAATTCAATGTGTTCTAATTGATACAAGAGAGAATCCACCTCCATCAACAATAGGTGCTTCGAGTGTATATGTGATTCTTAGACCGGATGGCAAATTCTATGTTGGACAG ACTGACGATCTGGAGGGTAGGGTCCACTCACATCGTTTAAAGGAAGGAATGCGGGATGCTGCATTCCTTTATCTTATGGTGCCCGGGAAGAGCTTAGCTTGCCAACTTGAAACTCTTCTAATCAATCGACTTCCTGATCATGGGTTCCAGCTAACTAACGTTGCTGATGGAAAGCATCGGAACTTTGGCACAGCCAATCTCTTATCCGATAATGTGACTGTTTGTTCATAA
- the LOC103483539 gene encoding DNA mismatch repair protein MSH1, mitochondrial isoform X1 has product MYWAATRTVVSASRWRFLALLIRFPPRNFTSFTHSPAFIERQRLEKLHCWKSRKCSRGSIKAAKKFKDNNNVQDDKFLSHILWWKETVESCKKPSSVQMVKRLDFSNLLGLDTNLKNGSLKEGTLNCEILQFKAKFPREVLLCRVGDFYEAIGIDACILVEYAGLNPFGGQRMDSIPKAGCPVVNLRQTLDDLTRNGFSVCIVEEVQGPIQARSRKGRFISGHAHPGSPYVFGLVGVDHDLDFPEPMPVIGISRSARGYCLSLVIETMKTYSSEDGLTEEALVTKLRTCQYHHLFLHTSLRNNSSGTCRWGEFGEGGRLWGECNPRHFEWFDGNPLDNLISKVKELYGIDDEVTFRNVTILSENRPHPLTLGTATQIGAIPTEGIPCLLKVLLPSNCAGLPALYMRDLLLNPPAYETASTIQATCRLMSNVTCAIPDFTCFPPAKLVKLLEMREANHIEFCRMKNVLDEILQMHNNCKLNNILKLLMDPASVATGLKIDYDTFVNECEWASSRVDEMIFLGSESESDQKISSYPIIPNGFFEDMEFSWKGRVKRIHIEESCTEVERAAEALSLAVTEDFVPIISRIRATNAPLGGPKGEILYAREHQSVWFKGKRFAPAVWAGSPGEAEIKQLKPALDSKGKKVGEEWFTTKKVEDSLTRYQEANTKAKAKVVDLLRQLSSELLAKINVLIFASMLLIIAKALFAHVSEGRRRKWVFPTLAAPSDRSKQGKKSLQAKVAMKLVGLSPYWFDVVEGNAVQNTIEMESLFLLTGPNGGGKSSLLRSICAAALLGICGFMVPAESALIPHFDSIMLHMKSFDSPADGKSSFQVEMSEMRSIVNRVTERSLVLIDEICRGTETAKGTCIAGSIIEALDKVGCLGIVSTHLHGIFNLPLDTKNIVYKAMGTVSAEGRTVPTWKLISGICRESLAFETAKNEGISEAIIQRAEDLYLSNYAKEGISGKETTDLNFFVSYHPSLNGNGTGKFNLKSNGVMIKADQPKTETTSKTGVLWKKLEGAITAICQKKLIEFHKDKNTLKPAEIQCVLIDTRENPPPSTIGASSVYVILRPDGKFYVGQTDDLEGRVHSHRLKEGMRDAAFLYLMVPGKSLACQLETLLINRLPDHGFQLTNVADGKHRNFGTANLLSDNVTVCS; this is encoded by the exons ATGTACTGGGCAGCAACACGAACCGTCGTTTCTGCTTCCCGGTGGCGTTTTCTGGCTCTTTTGATTCGCTTCCCTCCGCGTAACTTCACCTCATTTACTCACTCGCCGGCATTTAT AGAAAGGCAACGGCTTGAAAAGTTGCATTGTTGGAAAAGCAGAAAATGTTCAAGAGGAAGCATCAAAGCTGCTAAGAAGTTTAAGGATAATAATAATGTCCAAGACGATAAGTTTCTTTCTCACATTCTATGGTGGAAAGAG ACGGTGGAATCATGCAAGAAGCCCTCATCTGTCCAGATGGTTAAGAGGCTTGACTTTTCCAATTTGCTAGGTTTAGATACAAACCTGAAAAATGGGAG TCTTAAAGAAGGAACTCTTAACTGTGAGATTCTACAGTTCAAGGCAAAGTTTCCTCGAGAAGTTTTGCTCTGTAGA GTTGGAGATTTTTATGAAGCAATTGGAATAGATGCTTGCATACTTGTAGAGTATGCTGGATTAAATCCTTTTGGAGGTCAGCGTATGGATAGTATTCCAAAAGCTGGTTGCCCTGTTGTG AATCTTCGTCAAACTTTGGATGATCTGACACGTAATGGGTTCTCAGTG TGCATAGTGGAAGAAGTTCAGGGCCCAATTCAAGCTCGTTCTCGCAAAGGACGTTTTATATCTGG GCATGCACACCCAGGCAGTCCTTATGTCTTTGGGCTTGTCGGGGTTGATCACGATCTTGACTTTCCAGAACCGATGCCTGTGATTG GAATATCTCGATCTGCAAGGGGCTATTGCTTGAGCCTTGTCATAGAGACCATGAAGACATATTCGTCAGAGGATGGTTTGACAGAAGAGGCCTTAGTTACTAAACTGCGCACTTGTCAATACCATCATTTATTTCTTCACACATCATTAAGGAACAACTCCTCAG GCACTTGCCGCTGGGGTGAATTTGGTGAGGGTGGCCGGTTATGGGGGGAATGTAATCCCAGACATTTTGAGTGGTTCGATGGAAATCCTCTTGATAATCTTATTTCTAAG GTTAAAGAGCTTTATGGTATTGATGATGAAGTTACATTTAGAAATGTTACAATATTGTCAGAAAATAGGCCACATCCGTTAACTCTAGGAACTGCAACACAGATTG GTGCCATACCAACAGAGGGAATACCTTGTTTGCTGAAGGTTTTGCTTCCATCCAATTGTGCTGGCCTTCCTGCATT GTATATGAGGGATCTTCTTCTCAATCCTCCTGCTTATGAGACTGCATCCACTATTCAAG CTACATGCAGGCTTATGAGCAATGTCACATGTGCAATTCCAGACTTCACTTGCTTTCCCCCAGCCAAG CTTGTGAAGTTATTGGAAATGAGGGAGGCCAATCATATTGAATTTTGTAGAATGAAGAATGTACTTGACGAAATATTACAGATGCACAACAATTGCAAGCTAAACAATATCCTGAAATTGCTGATGGATCCTGCATCTGTGGCAACTGGGTTGAAAATTGACTATGATACATTT GTCAACGAATGTGAATGGGCTTCCAGTAGAGTTGATGAAATGATTTTTCTTGGTAGTGAAAGTGAAAGTGATCAGAAAATCAGTTCTTATCCTATCATTCCTAATGGTTTTTTCGAGGATATGGAATTTTCTTGGAAAGGTCGTGTGAAGAGGATTCACATTGAAGAATCTTGTACAGAAGTTGAACGGGCAGCTGAAGCACTCTCCCTTGCA GTTACTGAAGATTTCGTCCCAATCATTTCTAGAATCAGGGCTACTAATGCACCACTAGGAGGTCCAAAGGGAGAAATATTATATGCTCGGGAGCATCAATCTGTCTGGTTCAAAGGAAAACGGTTTGCACCAGCTGTATGGGCTGGAAGCCCTGGAGAAGCAGAAATTAAACAACTGAAACCTGCTCTTGATTCAAAGGGAAAAAAGGTTGGGGAGGAGTGGTTTACCACGAAGAAGGTGGAGGATTCTTTAACAAG GTACCAAGAGGCCAATACCAAAGCAAAAGCAAAAGTAGTAGATCTGCTGAGGCAACTTTCTTCTGAATTGTTAGCTAAAATTAACGTCCTAATATTTGCTTCCATGTTACTCATAATCGCCAAGGCGTTATTTGCTCATGtgag tGAAGGGAGGAGGAGGAAATGGGTTTTTCCCACCCTTGCTGCACCCAGTGATAGGTCCAAG CAGGGCAAAAAATCATTGCAGGCGAAAGTTGCGATGAAGCTGGTTGGTCTATCTCCCTATTGGTTTGATGTTGTAGAAGGCAATGCTGTGCAGAATACTATTGAGATGGAATCGTTATTTCTTTTGACTGGTCCAAATGGGGGTGGAAAATCTAGTTTGCTTCGATCGATTTGTGCTGCTGCTTTGCTTGGGATATGTGGATTTATGGTACCAGCAGAGTCCGCCCTGATTCCCCACTTTGACTCAATCATGCTTCATATGAAATCTTTTGATAGTCCTGCTGATGGAAAAAGTTCGTTTCAG GTGGAAATGTCAGAGATGAGATCCATTGTCAATAGAGTAACGGAGAGAAGTCTTGTACTTATCGATGAAATCTGTCGTGGAACAGAAACAGCAAAAGGAACTTGTATTGCCGGGAGCATTATTGAAGCTCTTGATAAAGTAGGTTGTCTCGGCATTGTCTCCACTCACTTGCATGGAATATTCAATTTGCCTTTAGATACCAAAAACATTGTGTACAAAGCAATGGGAACTGTTTCTGCTGAAGGACGCACGGTTCCCACTTGGAAGTTGATTAGCGGAATATGTCGAGAGAGCCTTGCCTTTGAAACAGCAAAGAATGAAGGAATCTCTGAAGCTATAATTCAAAGGGCTGAAGATTTGTATCTCTCAAATTATGCTAAAGAAGGGATTTCAGGAAAAGAGACAACAGATTTGAACTTTTTTGTTTCTTATCATCCAAGCCTCAACGGTAATGGCACTGGAAAATTCAATCTCAAGTCAAACGGTGTGATGATAAAGGCTGATCAGCCAAAAACAGAGACAACTAGCAAAACAGGTGTCTTGTGGAAGAAACTTGAGGGGGCTATCACTGCAATATGCCAAAAGAAGCTGATAGAGTTTCACAAAGATAAAAACACATTGAAACCTGCTGAAATTCAATGTGTTCTAATTGATACAAGAGAGAATCCACCTCCATCAACAATAGGTGCTTCGAGTGTATATGTGATTCTTAGACCGGATGGCAAATTCTATGTTGGACAG ACTGACGATCTGGAGGGTAGGGTCCACTCACATCGTTTAAAGGAAGGAATGCGGGATGCTGCATTCCTTTATCTTATGGTGCCCGGGAAGAGCTTAGCTTGCCAACTTGAAACTCTTCTAATCAATCGACTTCCTGATCATGGGTTCCAGCTAACTAACGTTGCTGATGGAAAGCATCGGAACTTTGGCACAGCCAATCTCTTATCCGATAATGTGACTGTTTGTTCATAA